The following proteins come from a genomic window of Streptomyces sp. GS7:
- a CDS encoding helix-turn-helix domain-containing protein, producing MASGSTPRPRPCPPRSPARRPLPTTPNKWPCLHGSWDRTPTSLGTHRNTVRRRLTRIAALLDADLDAPDIGMELWFTLRSPDRDPPPA from the coding sequence GTGGCCTCCGGCAGCACGCCCAGACCCAGGCCCTGCCCGCCCCGCTCACCGGCTCGCCGCCCCCTCCCCACCACGCCGAACAAATGGCCCTGCCTGCACGGCAGTTGGGATCGCACGCCGACCTCCCTGGGCACTCACCGCAACACCGTCCGCCGGCGCCTCACCCGCATCGCGGCCCTCCTGGACGCCGACCTGGACGCCCCGGACATCGGCATGGAACTGTGGTTCACCCTCCGGTCGCCGGACCGCGACCCACCACCGGCGTGA
- a CDS encoding TetR/AcrR family transcriptional regulator, translating to MSSRSGNGGGAVAGAAPRRASTRRRLFEAAVTLIAEQGFSATTVDEIAERAGVAKGTVYYNFASKSVLYEELLRDGIDLLAASLRTAADEVTSRGGTRIDALDAMIRAGLDFIAGAPALTQLYVAELWRTNRTWRATLTSVRGRALTVVESVLRDAVQAGELSDELDVPLTASALLGMVLVAALDWQSFQPERSVEEVHAALSHLVQGRLGTAAQGPAPGSP from the coding sequence GTGAGCAGCCGCTCCGGCAACGGGGGCGGCGCCGTCGCCGGCGCCGCCCCCCGCCGTGCCTCGACCCGGCGCCGGCTCTTCGAGGCCGCCGTCACACTCATCGCCGAACAGGGCTTCTCCGCCACCACGGTGGACGAGATCGCCGAACGGGCCGGTGTCGCCAAGGGCACCGTCTACTACAACTTCGCCAGCAAGAGCGTCCTCTACGAGGAACTCCTCCGGGACGGCATCGACCTCCTGGCGGCCTCCCTGCGGACCGCCGCCGACGAGGTCACCTCCCGGGGCGGCACCCGGATCGACGCCCTGGACGCGATGATCCGCGCCGGCCTCGACTTCATCGCCGGCGCCCCCGCCCTCACCCAGCTCTACGTCGCCGAACTCTGGCGTACCAACCGCACCTGGCGCGCGACCCTGACCTCCGTACGGGGCCGCGCCCTGACCGTCGTCGAATCGGTCCTTCGGGACGCCGTACAAGCGGGCGAGCTGAGTGACGAACTCGACGTCCCGCTGACCGCCTCCGCGCTGCTCGGCATGGTGCTGGTCGCGGCCCTGGACTGGCAGTCGTTCCAGCCGGAGCGCTCGGTGGAGGAGGTCCACGCGGCACTCTCCCACCTCGTGCAGGGGAGGCTTGGGACGGCCGCCCAGGGGCCCGCCCCCGGCAGCCCGTAG
- a CDS encoding YhgE/Pip domain-containing protein: protein MRSPRLAALELRRFGRGKLPRLGLVALMLIPLLYGALYLCSFWDPYSRLDKIPVALVNEDQGATADGRKLTAGADLARNVKDSKTFDWKEVSAKDAAKGLEEGKYYLSLTVPQDFSRRIASSAGDDPQTGALQVHTNDANNYIVGSISKTVFSEIRAKTSAKSSRAFLDKIFVSFSDLHDQTAKAAEGAGQVDDGLGTAKEKTGELADGLGKLNKGAGDLSKGAGDLSQGAGKLDKGAGDLSNGAAQAAAKAQQLSQGAGQVADGTQQLAEKVQGIAQKDLPFLREHGKEIGEKAQIVADLSQKLDDDLSKLPGNSAKAAQQARKNADNAADLYRQRCGGLVSTDLDCAKLKGIADGTAIAADAAEKVNDTIAHTDFGQWHTKLRELHQGAVMVAQQAPGIADRADTAISQINALNAGAHQVSQGAGKFAAGLGTISNGAGDLANGAGQLHNGAGRLADGAGQLHNGLGTAHDGAEKISGGLYKLKDGANQLATGLHNGVAKIPDYDKKDRDTRTGVMSDPVALAAKSMHKAPNYGTGLAPYFIPLSLWVGAMVAYMLLQPLGKRALAAGAPGWRIALGSWLPAFAIGVVQVLALMAVLHWALGLEMARAGATIGFLLLATACFTAVIQLLSAFFGPAGRVLTLVVLMLQLTSAGGTYPVQTSPGFFSAIHPFLPMSYVVDGLRRLITGGDLAIVWQGSVVLAAFTLGALALTSLAARSRQVVRMKDLHPELSL from the coding sequence ATGCGTTCGCCGAGACTGGCCGCGCTTGAGCTCCGGCGGTTCGGCAGGGGGAAGCTCCCCCGGCTGGGCCTGGTCGCCCTGATGCTCATCCCGCTGCTGTACGGAGCCCTCTACCTCTGCTCCTTCTGGGACCCCTACAGCCGCCTGGACAAGATCCCGGTGGCGCTGGTCAACGAGGACCAGGGCGCCACCGCCGACGGCAGGAAGCTGACCGCCGGCGCCGATCTCGCCAGGAACGTCAAGGACAGCAAGACCTTCGACTGGAAGGAGGTCAGCGCCAAGGACGCCGCCAAGGGCCTGGAGGAGGGCAAGTACTACCTCTCGCTGACCGTCCCGCAGGACTTCAGCCGGCGGATCGCCTCCAGTGCCGGTGACGACCCGCAGACCGGCGCGCTGCAGGTCCACACCAACGACGCCAACAACTACATCGTCGGCTCGATCTCCAAGACGGTGTTCTCGGAGATCCGCGCCAAGACCTCGGCGAAGTCCTCCCGGGCCTTCCTCGACAAGATCTTCGTGTCGTTCTCGGACCTGCACGACCAGACCGCCAAGGCCGCCGAAGGCGCCGGCCAGGTCGACGACGGCCTCGGCACCGCCAAGGAGAAGACCGGCGAACTGGCCGACGGCCTCGGCAAGTTGAACAAGGGCGCGGGGGATCTGAGCAAGGGGGCCGGGGACCTGAGCCAGGGCGCCGGCAAGCTCGACAAGGGAGCGGGCGACCTCAGCAACGGCGCGGCGCAGGCCGCCGCCAAGGCCCAGCAGCTCAGCCAGGGCGCCGGCCAGGTCGCGGACGGCACCCAGCAGCTCGCCGAGAAGGTGCAGGGCATCGCCCAGAAGGACCTTCCCTTCCTGCGCGAGCACGGCAAGGAGATCGGCGAGAAGGCACAGATCGTCGCCGACCTCAGCCAGAAGCTCGACGACGACCTGAGCAAGCTCCCGGGCAACTCCGCGAAGGCCGCCCAGCAAGCCCGCAAGAACGCCGACAACGCCGCGGACCTGTACCGGCAGCGCTGCGGCGGGCTCGTCTCCACCGACCTCGACTGCGCCAAGCTGAAGGGGATCGCGGACGGTACCGCCATCGCCGCCGACGCGGCGGAGAAGGTCAACGACACCATCGCGCACACGGACTTCGGTCAGTGGCACACCAAGCTGCGCGAGCTGCACCAGGGCGCCGTGATGGTCGCCCAGCAGGCGCCGGGCATCGCTGACCGGGCGGACACCGCCATCAGCCAGATCAACGCGCTCAACGCCGGTGCCCACCAGGTCTCCCAGGGCGCCGGGAAGTTCGCTGCCGGTCTCGGCACCATCTCCAACGGTGCCGGAGACCTCGCCAACGGCGCCGGCCAGCTCCACAACGGTGCCGGCAGGCTCGCCGACGGCGCCGGCCAACTCCACAACGGCCTCGGTACCGCCCACGACGGTGCCGAGAAGATCAGCGGCGGTCTCTACAAGCTCAAGGACGGCGCCAACCAGCTGGCCACCGGTCTGCACAACGGCGTCGCCAAGATCCCCGACTACGACAAGAAGGACCGCGACACCCGCACCGGCGTGATGTCCGACCCGGTGGCCCTCGCCGCCAAGTCGATGCACAAGGCGCCCAACTACGGCACCGGACTGGCTCCGTACTTCATCCCGCTCTCCCTCTGGGTCGGCGCGATGGTCGCGTACATGCTGCTCCAGCCGCTGGGCAAGCGGGCGCTGGCCGCGGGTGCGCCGGGCTGGCGGATCGCGCTCGGCTCGTGGCTGCCGGCCTTCGCCATCGGCGTCGTCCAGGTGCTGGCCCTGATGGCCGTACTGCACTGGGCCCTCGGCCTGGAGATGGCCCGCGCGGGCGCCACCATCGGGTTCCTGCTGCTGGCCACCGCCTGCTTCACCGCCGTCATCCAGCTGCTGAGCGCCTTCTTCGGGCCGGCCGGCCGGGTGCTGACGCTGGTCGTGCTGATGCTCCAGCTGACCTCGGCGGGCGGCACCTACCCGGTGCAGACCAGCCCCGGCTTCTTCTCGGCCATCCACCCCTTCCTGCCGATGAGTTACGTCGTCGACGGCCTGCGCCGGCTGATCACCGGCGGCGACCTGGCCATCGTCTGGCAGGGCAGTGTGGTGCTCGCCGCGTTCACGCTGGGCGCGCTGGCCCTCACCTCCCTCGCGGCCCGCAGCCGGCAGGTCGTACGGATGAAGGACCTGCACCCGGAGCTCAGCCTGTGA
- a CDS encoding ATP-binding cassette domain-containing protein, with protein MDTTRQGAAVNARGIGVKGPRGWAFRGVDITAEPGALIAVQGPSGSGRTCLLLALTGRMRITEGHATVAGLPLPKRMGTVRGRTAIAHVPGVADLEPALTVAEHLHEQGLLGHRLQGSPAGALPWGRRHKEATRARIDTALAAARLDPDTLPKGLRTCVRDLERLEALRLSIALAVMHRPRLLAVDDVDLKLSPEERALAWQLLRDLALEGTTVVAAGSDAPADALIVPTAPATITPDTHEEEAAHAFAETGRA; from the coding sequence GTGGACACCACCCGTCAGGGGGCGGCCGTCAACGCCAGGGGAATCGGAGTGAAGGGCCCACGGGGATGGGCCTTCAGAGGTGTCGACATCACCGCGGAACCGGGCGCGCTGATCGCCGTCCAGGGCCCGTCCGGCTCCGGGCGCACCTGCCTGCTGCTCGCGCTCACCGGCCGGATGCGGATCACCGAAGGCCATGCCACGGTCGCCGGGCTCCCGCTGCCCAAGCGGATGGGTACGGTCCGCGGCCGTACCGCCATCGCGCACGTACCGGGCGTCGCCGACCTCGAACCGGCCCTCACGGTCGCCGAACACCTCCACGAACAGGGCCTGTTGGGCCACCGCCTCCAGGGCTCCCCGGCCGGCGCGCTCCCCTGGGGCCGCCGCCACAAGGAAGCCACCCGGGCCCGGATCGACACCGCGCTGGCGGCTGCCCGGCTCGACCCCGACACGCTGCCCAAGGGGCTGCGGACCTGCGTACGCGACCTCGAACGGCTCGAAGCGCTGCGGCTGTCCATCGCGCTGGCGGTCATGCACCGGCCGCGGCTGCTGGCCGTCGACGACGTCGACCTCAAGCTGTCCCCCGAGGAGCGCGCCCTGGCCTGGCAGTTGCTCCGGGACCTCGCGCTGGAGGGCACCACCGTGGTGGCCGCCGGCAGCGACGCCCCCGCGGACGCGCTGATCGTCCCCACCGCCCCGGCCACCATCACACCCGACACCCACGAGGAGGAAGCGGCGCATGCGTTCGCCGAGACTGGCCGCGCTTGA
- a CDS encoding discoidin domain-containing protein, protein MGHAGNEDRTGQEGEIGRGGSAHRTDSTNRTDSTCNTNRAGNTNRTDGRGRTDGRAVRRSRGTLAALLAGTLVAAVAPAASAATAAEAAGDRRPSCTGDGWADTATAIDPQDSHHAYVGNGYLGQRVPPNGTGYAAPGGTTGWPLKTPEYDGSFVSGLYAKGPQDLQGRQAIAALPTWTTLDVTTGGAHGETFSSATQPGRISHYRQTLSLRCGFVRTSLTWTAADGRATDLVYDVLADRADAHTGAVRLRMTPHWSGRATVTDTLDGRGARRMQPSGTPGTGPDGTMTVGFRTDGTGTEGAVASTLRAGPGVRAGRPEQRTDRPRNGSAASAGTAASAASSSSAKLSSSRQLTFPVRSDRSYELTKYVGVDTALTSRAPRAAAEAASRRAADAGWRALFTRHSAAWQQLWRSDIEVAGQPQLQSWVRSAEYGLLAATRAGSANSIAPTGLTSDNYAGEIFWDAETWMYPGLLAAHPDLARSIVDYRYRTRDAARANARRLGYQGLFYSWTSGGKGDLWTECHSWDPPHCKTQNHLMGDISLATWQYYLATKDTAWLRSRGWPVLKGIAEFWASRATRNADGSYSVKNVAGPDEYSNGVDDAVFTNAGAATALRNAARTATLLGERAPASWTTVADKLRIPYDGTKKVYEQYAGYKGTTIKQADTVLLMYPLAWPMSRQQAASTLDYYAARTDPDGPAMTDSVHAIDAAAIGEPGCATYSYLLRAIKPFVRGPFAEFSEARGEKAGAEDPHAGKPAQDFLTGKGGFLQTFTNGLTGLRLREDRVHLDPMLPPQLSAGVTLRGLRWQGRTYDLAIGAHQTTVRLTSGAPMRIETPEGDKVVGRGVPAVLKTRRPDLAPTSNAARCATATATSEEPGMYAGNAVDGNATTAWVPDTADGTLTVDLGRTTAVGRITPHWTATRPRSYAVQISRDGRHWTGTGDAGRSQARYVRVVVHGEPGTAPGGKPKPRPGITELTVQRVR, encoded by the coding sequence ATGGGCCACGCGGGTAACGAGGACCGCACCGGCCAGGAGGGGGAGATAGGCCGCGGGGGGAGCGCTCACCGCACGGACAGCACGAACCGCACGGACAGCACGTGCAACACGAACCGCGCGGGCAACACGAACCGCACGGACGGCAGGGGCCGCACGGACGGCCGGGCCGTCCGCCGCTCCCGGGGGACACTCGCCGCGCTGCTCGCGGGCACGCTGGTCGCCGCCGTGGCGCCCGCCGCCTCCGCGGCCACGGCGGCGGAGGCGGCCGGGGACCGCCGGCCGTCCTGCACGGGCGACGGCTGGGCCGACACCGCCACCGCCATTGACCCCCAGGACAGCCACCACGCCTACGTGGGCAACGGCTACCTGGGGCAGCGCGTCCCGCCCAACGGCACCGGATACGCCGCCCCCGGCGGCACCACCGGCTGGCCCCTCAAGACCCCCGAATACGACGGGTCCTTCGTCTCCGGGCTCTACGCCAAGGGCCCCCAGGACCTCCAGGGCCGCCAGGCCATCGCCGCGCTTCCCACCTGGACGACGCTCGACGTCACCACCGGGGGCGCGCACGGCGAGACCTTCTCCTCCGCCACACAACCGGGGCGCATCTCCCACTACCGCCAGACGCTGTCGCTGCGCTGCGGATTCGTACGGACGTCGCTGACCTGGACCGCCGCCGACGGCCGGGCCACCGACCTGGTCTACGACGTCCTCGCCGACCGGGCCGACGCGCACACCGGCGCGGTACGGCTGCGGATGACGCCCCACTGGAGCGGCCGGGCGACCGTCACCGACACCCTCGACGGCCGTGGCGCCCGCCGGATGCAGCCCTCGGGCACGCCGGGCACCGGCCCCGACGGCACCATGACCGTCGGCTTCCGTACGGACGGCACCGGCACCGAGGGCGCGGTGGCCTCCACGCTGCGCGCCGGCCCCGGCGTCCGCGCCGGACGGCCGGAGCAGCGCACCGACCGGCCGCGGAACGGTTCCGCCGCATCGGCCGGAACCGCCGCATCGGCCGCGTCCTCCTCCTCCGCGAAGCTGAGCAGCAGCCGGCAGCTGACCTTCCCGGTCCGCAGCGACCGCTCCTACGAGCTGACCAAGTACGTCGGGGTGGACACCGCGCTCACCTCCCGCGCCCCGCGCGCCGCCGCCGAGGCCGCCTCGCGCCGCGCCGCGGACGCCGGCTGGCGCGCCCTGTTCACCCGGCACAGCGCCGCCTGGCAGCAGCTGTGGCGCAGCGACATCGAGGTGGCCGGGCAGCCCCAGCTCCAGTCCTGGGTCCGCTCGGCGGAGTACGGACTGCTGGCCGCCACCCGCGCCGGCAGCGCCAACAGCATCGCCCCCACCGGCCTGACCAGCGACAACTACGCCGGCGAGATCTTCTGGGACGCCGAGACCTGGATGTACCCGGGCCTCCTCGCCGCCCACCCGGATCTCGCCCGGTCCATCGTCGACTACCGCTACCGCACCCGGGACGCCGCCCGCGCCAACGCCCGTCGGCTCGGCTACCAGGGCCTGTTCTACTCCTGGACCAGCGGCGGCAAGGGCGACCTGTGGACCGAGTGCCACAGCTGGGACCCGCCGCACTGCAAGACCCAGAACCACCTCATGGGCGACATCTCCCTCGCCACCTGGCAGTACTACCTCGCCACCAAGGACACCGCCTGGCTGCGCTCCCGCGGCTGGCCGGTCCTCAAGGGCATCGCCGAGTTCTGGGCCTCCCGGGCCACCCGCAACGCCGACGGCAGCTACTCGGTCAAGAACGTCGCCGGCCCTGACGAGTACAGCAACGGCGTCGACGACGCGGTCTTCACCAACGCCGGCGCCGCCACCGCCCTGCGGAACGCCGCCCGCACCGCCACCCTCCTGGGCGAACGGGCCCCGGCCTCCTGGACGACCGTCGCCGACAAGCTCCGGATCCCCTACGACGGCACCAAGAAGGTCTACGAGCAGTACGCCGGGTACAAGGGGACGACCATCAAGCAGGCCGACACGGTGCTGCTGATGTACCCCCTGGCATGGCCCATGAGCCGGCAGCAGGCAGCCTCCACCCTCGACTACTACGCCGCCCGCACCGACCCCGACGGCCCGGCCATGACGGACTCGGTGCACGCCATCGACGCCGCCGCCATCGGCGAGCCCGGCTGCGCCACGTACAGCTATCTGCTGCGCGCCATCAAGCCGTTCGTCCGCGGGCCGTTCGCGGAGTTCTCCGAGGCCCGCGGCGAGAAGGCCGGCGCCGAGGACCCGCACGCCGGCAAGCCCGCCCAGGACTTCCTCACCGGCAAGGGCGGCTTCCTGCAGACCTTCACCAACGGGCTGACCGGCCTGCGGCTGCGCGAGGACCGGGTGCACCTGGACCCGATGCTGCCGCCGCAGCTGTCCGCCGGCGTCACCCTGCGCGGGCTGCGCTGGCAGGGCAGGACGTACGACCTGGCGATCGGCGCGCACCAGACGACGGTCCGGCTGACCTCAGGGGCGCCGATGCGGATCGAGACGCCCGAGGGCGACAAGGTGGTCGGCCGCGGTGTCCCGGCGGTCCTCAAGACCCGCCGCCCCGATCTGGCCCCGACCTCGAACGCCGCCCGGTGCGCCACCGCCACCGCGACCTCCGAGGAGCCGGGCATGTACGCGGGCAACGCGGTGGACGGCAACGCCACCACCGCCTGGGTCCCGGACACCGCCGACGGCACCCTCACGGTCGACCTCGGCCGCACCACGGCCGTCGGGCGGATCACCCCGCACTGGACCGCCACCCGGCCCAGGTCGTACGCCGTCCAGATCTCCCGGGACGGCAGGCACTGGACCGGGACCGGAGACGCGGGCCGCAGCCAGGCCCGGTACGTCCGGGTCGTGGTGCACGGCGAGCCGGGCACCGCGCCCGGCGGCAAGCCGAAGCCGCGCCCGGGGATCACGGAGCTGACGGTGCAGCGGGTGCGGTGA
- a CDS encoding ABC transporter ATP-binding protein: protein MRWTTHGRHRVAGTGTARGGWTRRLTRDCWRYRKDVLLALGASLAGMAVMALVPLIPKLIIDDVIVRHERTLGPWATLLIAAAVVVYALTYLRRFYGGRLALDVQHDLRTRMYDAIARLDGRRQDELSTGQVVGRATSDLQLIQGLLFMLPMMIGNVLLFAISLAVMAVLSPLLTVVALAVAPALWFIARRSRARLFPATWYAQGQAAAVASVVDGAVSGVRVVKGFGQEEQETGKLREVGHRLFAGRLRTVRLNARYTPALQAVPALGQVAMLALGGWMATQGHITLGTFVAFSTYLAQLVGPVRMLAMMLTVGQQARAGVERVYELIDTEPTIEERADAHELPADAPATVVFDKVTFGYAPHGASPEEDGAPALRPVLEDFSLRIEAGETVAVVGTSGSGKSTVSLLLPRFYDVSAGRVLVGGHDVRELTLESLRAAIGLVPESSFLFSDAIRDNIAYGHPEATDEQIRAAARAAQADGFISELPEGYDTKVGEQGLTLSGGQRQRVALARAILTDPRLLVLDDATSAVDARVEHEIHEALRGVMAGRTTLLIAHRASTLALADRVAVLDDGRLVDIGTQEELAERCALYRRLLTDPEELGGIEHDPAGAVAEWGLPCSNRVENSGNADGEFAAAGTGGVLDRPVDGRVRPGGLVDGAPGDTADRAADREAEAAAVGGITPELWVRREQEAEAGAAGPAPRSSGAAGPGMAAALAGMPATPELLDRVAALPPATDTPDIDEAAAVRPETSYGLRRLLRGFGGPLAVALALVAVDAIASLLVPVLIRQGIDEGVRRGVLAGVWTAASLALFVVLAQWAAQIGSNRMTGRTGERVLYSLRVKIFAHLQRLGLDYYERELTGKIMTRMTTDVDALSTFLQTGLVTAVVSVLTFFGILVALLAIDVQLALVVFATLPPLIAGTYFFRKQSVKAYELARERISVVNGDLQESVAGLRIVQAFRREGHGSERYATRSDAYRRARVRGQFLISVYFPFVQLLSSVAAALVLIVGADRVGAHTLTAGALVAYLLYIDLFFAPVQQLSQVFDGYQQASVSLRRIGELLGERTSTPAAEQPRPVPSLRGDIAFDAVHFHYGRHDEQALSGIDLTIPAGQTVAFVGETGAGKSTLVKLVARFYDPTSGAVRVDGTDLRELDLTGYRRRLGIVPQESYLFAGTVRDAIAYGRPDATDAEVEAAARAVGAHAMIATLDGGYLHEVAERGRNLSAGQRQLLALARAELVDPDVLLLDEATAALDLATEAVVNQATDRLAGRRTTLIVAHRLTTAARADRVVVLDHGRIIEDGTHAQLLARDGRYAELWRTFTGEEEPLAV, encoded by the coding sequence ATGCGGTGGACGACGCATGGGAGGCATCGGGTGGCGGGGACGGGCACGGCACGAGGGGGCTGGACGCGGCGGTTGACGCGTGACTGCTGGCGGTACCGCAAGGACGTCCTGCTGGCGCTCGGCGCCTCGCTGGCCGGGATGGCCGTGATGGCGCTGGTCCCGCTCATCCCGAAGCTGATCATCGACGACGTGATCGTCCGGCACGAGCGGACCCTCGGCCCCTGGGCCACCCTCCTGATCGCCGCCGCCGTCGTCGTGTACGCCCTCACCTACCTCCGGCGCTTCTACGGCGGCCGGCTCGCCCTGGACGTCCAGCACGACCTGCGCACCCGGATGTACGACGCGATAGCCCGGCTCGACGGCCGCCGGCAGGACGAGCTGAGCACCGGCCAGGTCGTGGGCCGCGCCACCAGCGACCTCCAGCTGATCCAGGGCCTGCTGTTCATGCTCCCGATGATGATCGGGAACGTCCTGCTGTTCGCGATCTCACTGGCCGTGATGGCGGTGCTGTCACCGCTGCTGACCGTCGTCGCGCTGGCCGTCGCCCCGGCCCTCTGGTTCATCGCCCGGCGCAGCCGCGCCCGGCTCTTCCCCGCCACCTGGTACGCCCAGGGCCAGGCCGCCGCGGTGGCGTCCGTCGTCGACGGCGCGGTCTCCGGCGTCCGGGTCGTCAAGGGGTTCGGGCAGGAGGAGCAGGAGACCGGCAAGCTGCGCGAGGTCGGCCACCGGCTGTTCGCCGGCCGGCTGCGCACGGTCCGCCTCAACGCCCGGTACACCCCCGCCCTGCAGGCCGTCCCGGCCCTGGGCCAGGTCGCGATGCTGGCGCTGGGCGGCTGGATGGCCACCCAGGGCCACATCACCCTCGGCACCTTCGTCGCGTTCTCCACGTATCTCGCCCAACTGGTCGGCCCGGTCCGGATGCTGGCGATGATGCTGACCGTCGGCCAGCAGGCGCGTGCCGGCGTGGAGCGGGTCTACGAGCTCATCGACACCGAACCGACCATCGAGGAGCGCGCCGACGCCCACGAACTGCCCGCCGACGCCCCGGCGACCGTGGTCTTCGACAAGGTGACGTTCGGCTACGCACCGCACGGCGCCTCCCCCGAGGAGGACGGCGCCCCCGCCCTCCGCCCCGTCCTGGAGGACTTCTCGCTCCGCATCGAAGCCGGTGAGACCGTCGCCGTCGTCGGCACCTCCGGCAGTGGAAAGTCGACCGTCTCGCTGCTGCTGCCCCGCTTCTACGACGTCTCCGCGGGCCGCGTCCTGGTCGGCGGCCACGACGTCCGCGAGCTGACCCTGGAGTCGCTGCGCGCCGCCATCGGCCTCGTCCCCGAGAGCAGCTTCCTGTTCTCCGACGCGATCCGCGACAACATCGCCTACGGCCACCCCGAGGCCACCGACGAGCAGATCCGGGCCGCCGCCCGCGCCGCCCAGGCCGACGGCTTCATATCCGAGCTCCCCGAGGGCTACGACACCAAGGTCGGCGAACAGGGCCTGACCCTGTCCGGCGGCCAGCGCCAGCGGGTCGCACTGGCCCGCGCCATCCTCACCGACCCCCGCCTGCTGGTCCTGGACGACGCCACCTCCGCCGTCGACGCCCGGGTCGAGCACGAGATCCACGAGGCGCTGCGCGGCGTGATGGCGGGCCGTACGACACTGCTGATCGCCCACCGCGCCTCCACCCTGGCACTAGCCGACCGGGTTGCCGTCCTCGACGATGGGCGGCTGGTGGACATCGGCACCCAGGAGGAACTGGCGGAGCGCTGCGCCCTGTACCGCAGGCTGCTGACCGACCCGGAGGAGCTGGGCGGCATCGAGCACGACCCGGCGGGCGCGGTGGCCGAATGGGGTCTGCCCTGCTCGAACCGAGTGGAGAACTCGGGGAACGCCGACGGCGAGTTCGCCGCGGCCGGGACCGGCGGCGTGCTCGACCGGCCGGTCGACGGCCGCGTACGGCCCGGCGGCCTGGTCGACGGCGCCCCCGGCGACACAGCCGACCGCGCCGCCGACCGCGAGGCCGAGGCCGCGGCGGTCGGCGGGATCACCCCCGAACTGTGGGTCCGCCGCGAGCAGGAGGCCGAGGCGGGCGCGGCCGGCCCGGCACCCCGGTCGTCCGGCGCCGCCGGCCCCGGCATGGCCGCCGCGCTGGCCGGTATGCCTGCGACCCCCGAACTGCTCGACCGGGTCGCCGCGCTGCCCCCGGCCACCGACACCCCGGACATCGACGAGGCCGCCGCCGTCCGCCCCGAGACCTCCTACGGCCTGCGCCGGCTGCTGCGCGGCTTCGGCGGCCCGCTCGCCGTCGCCCTCGCCCTGGTCGCGGTGGACGCCATCGCCTCCCTGCTGGTGCCGGTCCTCATCCGGCAGGGCATCGACGAGGGCGTACGCCGCGGCGTACTGGCCGGCGTCTGGACCGCCGCGAGCCTCGCCCTCTTCGTCGTACTCGCCCAATGGGCCGCCCAGATCGGCTCCAACCGCATGACCGGCCGCACCGGCGAGCGGGTCCTGTACTCCCTCCGCGTCAAGATCTTCGCCCACCTCCAGCGCCTCGGCCTGGACTACTACGAGCGCGAACTGACCGGCAAGATCATGACCCGGATGACCACGGACGTGGACGCGCTGTCCACCTTCCTCCAGACCGGACTGGTCACCGCCGTCGTCTCGGTGCTGACCTTCTTCGGCATCCTCGTCGCCCTGCTCGCCATCGACGTCCAGCTCGCCCTGGTCGTCTTCGCCACCCTCCCGCCGCTGATCGCCGGCACGTACTTCTTCCGCAAGCAGAGCGTGAAGGCGTACGAACTCGCCCGCGAGCGGATCAGCGTCGTCAACGGCGACCTCCAGGAGAGCGTCGCCGGACTCCGCATCGTCCAGGCGTTCCGCCGCGAGGGCCACGGCTCCGAGCGGTACGCCACCCGGAGCGACGCCTACCGCCGGGCCCGGGTGCGCGGCCAGTTCCTGATATCCGTCTACTTCCCCTTCGTCCAGCTGCTGTCGTCCGTGGCGGCGGCCCTGGTGCTGATCGTCGGCGCCGACCGGGTGGGCGCGCACACCCTCACCGCCGGCGCCCTGGTCGCGTATCTGCTCTACATCGACCTGTTCTTCGCGCCCGTGCAACAGCTCTCCCAGGTCTTCGACGGCTACCAGCAGGCGTCCGTCTCCCTGCGCCGAATAGGCGAGCTGCTCGGCGAGCGGACCTCCACCCCGGCCGCCGAGCAGCCCCGCCCGGTTCCCTCGCTGCGCGGCGACATCGCCTTCGACGCCGTGCACTTCCACTACGGCCGGCACGACGAGCAGGCGCTGTCCGGTATCGACCTCACCATCCCCGCGGGCCAGACGGTGGCCTTCGTCGGGGAGACCGGTGCCGGCAAGTCCACCCTCGTCAAGCTGGTCGCCCGCTTCTACGACCCGACCTCGGGCGCCGTCCGCGTCGACGGTACCGACCTGCGCGAGCTGGACCTGACCGGCTACCGCCGCCGGCTCGGCATCGTCCCCCAGGAGTCCTACCTCTTCGCCGGCACGGTCCGCGACGCCATCGCCTACGGCCGTCCGGACGCCACCGACGCCGAGGTGGAGGCCGCCGCGCGGGCCGTCGGGGCCCACGCCATGATCGCCACCCTGGACGGCGGCTACCTCCACGAGGTCGCCGAGCGGGGCCGCAACCTCTCCGCCGGCCAGCGCCAGCTGCTCGCCCTGGCCCGCGCCGAACTCGTCGACCCCGACGTGCTGTTGCTCGACGAGGCGACCGCCGCCCTGGACCTGGCCACCGAAGCCGTCGTCAACCAGGCCACCGACCGCCTCGCCGGCCGCCGCACCACCTTGATCGTCGCCCACCGGTTGACCACCGCCGCCCGCGCCGACCGGGTGGTGGTGCTGGACCACGGCCGGATCATCGAGGACGGCACCCACGCCCAGCTGCTCGCCCGCGACGGCCGCTATGCGGAGCTGTGGCGCACGTTCACCGGCGAGGAGGAGCCGCTGGCCGTGTAG